The segment gtcagcggtgcttactcccactgccgctggtggagtaagagcgccgatttggggatcgggacgtgataaattgatccccgagaggtcgatttctacccgccgattcaggcgggtagtgtagacctagtctttggagtaatatggcccttgcTGCTTTaggagttgtgcaggcctggtctagaTAGTGCCTGGATGGGTAGAACTGCAGAAAGGTCTTAACTTGTTTATACTTAGATAAAGAGTTTGACTCATTTCAGATTAGACAATATACAAGGAGAACCTATTGTAGACATCCAATGACTAGATGACTCAAGGAGGCTCTTCTGTCCCTGATTTCCATGAAGAATGATGATAATGATGTGAATTCTCAACAGGTCAAGGGCAAGTCTTTTAGTCTGTGGTGAGGAAACTTCTAATATTCCCATACTAGAAAACAATGCAGAAAACAACCCTGATATTTTTATCACTAGAAATGTTGCACATTATTTGTATCTATAGGGACAAGTATCGATTCTATGCCTGTGTGCTGAGAGCGCGGTTCGACGAACACAAAAATGAGAGGGATATGGTGAAAGCAACAAAACTGCTGAGAGCTGCTGAGGAAGAACTTTGGGCAAACCAGCATCCTCAACCTTACATCTTCCCTGATTCTCCTGGAGGCACAGCTTATGAGAGATATGAAGCTAACAAGGTAGGTAGGCTGTATAGTAGTATCAGTGGAATGTTTGGCCTATGTTGTTCTCTCCTGTCTTAATAAGTTGTCTCTTGTTCTGTTGGGAGTGGAAGATAGGAATTTCAAGCACTGTTTATAGTATCTT is part of the Chrysemys picta bellii isolate R12L10 chromosome 2, ASM1138683v2, whole genome shotgun sequence genome and harbors:
- the NDUFB9 gene encoding NADH dehydrogenase [ubiquinone] 1 beta subcomplex subunit 9 isoform X2 — translated: MKNDDNDVNSQQVKGKSFSLWDKYRFYACVLRARFDEHKNERDMVKATKLLRAAEEELWANQHPQPYIFPDSPGGTAYERYEANKAPEWCLDFWHPSEKAMYPDYFSKREQWKRLQLESWEKEVKQLADETPPDGPETEALPPARKEGHLPPLWWHYVTRPRDPPM